The Spirosoma radiotolerans genome has a window encoding:
- the purS gene encoding phosphoribosylformylglycinamidine synthase subunit PurS yields the protein MKYIAEINIMTRSEILDPQGKAVKLGLHNLHMDTIDNVRIGKHIRLDVDAATEEEARATVDAACRQLLANLIMEEYSFELHTA from the coding sequence ATGAAATACATCGCTGAAATTAACATCATGACCCGCTCGGAAATTCTGGACCCTCAGGGGAAAGCCGTTAAGCTGGGCCTTCATAACCTCCATATGGATACGATCGACAACGTCCGTATCGGCAAGCACATCCGTCTCGATGTCGATGCGGCTACCGAAGAAGAGGCCCGGGCAACGGTTGATGCAGCCTGCCGCCAACTCCTCGCCAACCTCATCATGGAGGAGTATTCGTTCGAGCTACATACGGCTTAA
- a CDS encoding hydroxymethylglutaryl-CoA lyase — protein sequence MKLIECPRDAMQGLAHFVPTDLKIQYLNALLQVGFDTLDFGSFVSPKAIPQMRDTTDVLAGLDLSGTKTKLLAIVANVRGAEQAVAHKPINYVGFPLSVSETFQQRNTNKSIAQAFTEVTAIQSLCDQQGKDLVVYLSMGFGNPYGDAYSPDLVGDFTAQLIQTGVRIIAPSDTVGSSTPEAIEYLFTHLVQQFPEIEFGAHLHARPGEGPAKVQAAMRAGVQRIDGALRGFGGCPMAADTLTGNLPTEEIVQILTQQGIKLAINQEAFQKALTLSAGVF from the coding sequence ATGAAACTCATTGAATGTCCGCGTGATGCCATGCAGGGGCTGGCCCATTTTGTGCCAACGGATCTTAAAATCCAGTACCTGAATGCGTTGCTTCAAGTGGGTTTCGACACCCTGGACTTTGGTAGTTTTGTGTCTCCCAAAGCCATACCGCAAATGCGTGACACGACCGACGTACTGGCTGGTTTGGATTTATCGGGTACGAAAACTAAGCTGTTGGCCATTGTGGCAAACGTTCGGGGGGCAGAGCAGGCGGTGGCGCATAAACCGATCAATTATGTTGGCTTTCCACTGTCGGTATCCGAAACGTTTCAGCAGCGGAATACCAACAAGTCTATTGCCCAGGCCTTTACTGAGGTAACGGCCATTCAGTCGTTGTGCGATCAACAGGGAAAAGACTTGGTCGTTTATTTGTCGATGGGATTCGGCAATCCTTACGGGGATGCCTATAGCCCTGATCTCGTTGGTGACTTTACGGCTCAACTGATCCAGACAGGCGTTCGAATCATTGCTCCTTCCGATACGGTTGGTTCCTCTACGCCCGAGGCCATCGAATACTTATTTACGCACTTGGTCCAACAATTTCCGGAAATTGAATTTGGGGCACATCTGCACGCCAGGCCCGGCGAAGGCCCCGCGAAAGTGCAGGCAGCTATGCGGGCGGGCGTTCAGCGTATAGATGGTGCCTTACGCGGTTTCGGCGGGTGCCCTATGGCGGCTGACACCCTCACCGGTAATTTGCCCACGGAAGAAATCGTCCAGATACTGACGCAGCAGGGCATCAAACTCGCCATCAATCAGGAAGCCTTTCAAAAAGCTCTTACGCTGTCGGCAGGGGTGTTTTGA
- a CDS encoding CoA-binding protein, which produces MNTNAKKTIVVGATEKAGRYANLAAYSLLRHGHDIELIGRQEGSIEGHPIHTDQPHFDDIETVTMYVGPQNQPPLYEYIKSLKPRRVIFNPGSENPEFERQLKAEGIEPIQACTLVMLSVGTY; this is translated from the coding sequence ATGAATACAAACGCAAAGAAGACAATAGTTGTCGGGGCAACAGAAAAAGCGGGCCGTTATGCTAATCTAGCCGCCTATAGTTTACTCCGCCATGGCCATGACATTGAATTGATCGGTCGGCAAGAGGGAAGTATCGAAGGTCACCCGATTCATACAGATCAGCCTCACTTTGACGATATTGAAACCGTAACTATGTATGTTGGGCCGCAAAATCAGCCACCCCTGTATGAGTACATCAAAAGCCTGAAGCCCAGGCGGGTTATCTTTAATCCTGGCTCCGAAAACCCTGAGTTTGAGCGCCAGCTAAAGGCTGAAGGCATTGAGCCAATTCAAGCGTGTACACTTGTTATGCTTTCTGTGGGGACATATTGA
- a CDS encoding DUF7935 family protein, with protein MDLLSDFLKLIVPAGLVLYGMYLTVKLLLEREADRHKFDVKNRYTDTVVPIRLQAYERMVLFLERISPNNLLLRLSGSSTTVLEFQQRLLQEIRDEYNHNLSQQVYMSQATWDQIQAAMNDVMILVNQASGDTRPDAPALELSKRIFERIIQKDKQPTSDALKAVKEEIQVMFM; from the coding sequence ATGGACCTATTGAGTGATTTCCTAAAGTTAATTGTGCCGGCTGGCTTAGTCCTTTACGGCATGTATCTGACCGTGAAACTGTTGCTGGAGCGAGAAGCCGACCGTCATAAGTTCGATGTTAAAAATCGGTATACAGACACCGTTGTGCCCATACGCCTGCAAGCTTACGAACGGATGGTGCTGTTTTTAGAGCGAATCAGCCCGAATAATTTATTGCTGCGGCTTAGCGGCAGTTCAACCACGGTGCTGGAGTTCCAGCAGCGATTGCTCCAGGAGATCCGAGATGAATACAACCATAACCTGTCTCAGCAAGTATACATGAGCCAGGCTACCTGGGATCAGATTCAGGCCGCTATGAACGACGTGATGATTCTCGTCAATCAGGCCTCGGGCGACACGCGTCCCGATGCCCCGGCGCTTGAACTTTCCAAGCGGATCTTCGAGCGGATTATTCAAAAGGATAAGCAACCTACGTCCGATGCACTCAAAGCCGTTAAGGAGGAGATTCAGGTTATGTTTATGTGA
- a CDS encoding transmembrane 220 family protein yields the protein MRKTVSIIFGLLFILFAAVQYNDPDPEVWVPIYGLAAIACFMAYAGLGKWWFFVGMAVMYVVAAVYQWPPVFEGFLFSEVGMRSMNIEMAREAGGLAICAVIMGVLAVLVRQPIRR from the coding sequence ATGAGAAAGACAGTTTCAATCATTTTTGGCTTGTTATTTATTCTGTTTGCCGCCGTTCAATACAACGATCCTGACCCGGAAGTCTGGGTACCTATTTATGGGTTGGCGGCTATTGCCTGTTTCATGGCCTATGCGGGTTTAGGCAAATGGTGGTTTTTTGTTGGCATGGCCGTTATGTACGTCGTTGCCGCTGTTTACCAATGGCCACCTGTTTTTGAGGGTTTTTTATTCAGTGAAGTAGGCATGCGGAGTATGAATATTGAAATGGCCCGCGAAGCCGGTGGATTGGCTATTTGCGCGGTTATCATGGGCGTATTGGCCGTGCTTGTTCGTCAACCCATACGCCGATGA
- a CDS encoding 3-oxoacyl-ACP synthase III family protein produces the protein MNSVYSTIKGLGFYVPDNVVTNDALTQYMDTSDAWIQERTGIKQRRYFTYGKDTNASMATAASRMALDRAGLEASAVDLIVYATITPDYYFPGSAFLMQRELGLEGIGVIDIRNQCSGFVYALSIADQFIKTGMYTTILVVGSEIQSSLLNKSNEGRGVAVIFGDGAGAAVLQATTDPEHRVLSTHLHADGRYAEDLYIRDPGSSRDGQWITEATLAEGQYNVTMNGNAVFKHAVVRFMEVINESLMANGYQPEDLALLVPHQANIRISGYVQQQMNLPDEKVFNNIQKYGNTTAASIPIALTEAFEQGRIRTGDLVCLAAFGSGFTWASALIKW, from the coding sequence ATGAATTCAGTTTATTCTACTATAAAAGGGTTAGGTTTCTACGTTCCTGACAACGTTGTTACGAACGATGCTTTAACTCAGTACATGGATACCTCCGATGCCTGGATTCAGGAGCGGACGGGTATCAAACAAAGGCGTTATTTTACGTACGGAAAAGACACCAACGCCAGTATGGCAACGGCCGCGTCGCGTATGGCGCTCGACCGGGCCGGACTAGAAGCGTCAGCGGTTGACCTCATTGTTTACGCGACCATTACCCCCGACTATTACTTCCCAGGATCGGCCTTTCTGATGCAGCGTGAGTTAGGCTTGGAGGGTATTGGCGTCATTGACATCCGCAACCAGTGCTCCGGCTTCGTCTATGCGCTGTCCATTGCCGACCAGTTCATCAAAACGGGGATGTATACAACAATCCTGGTCGTTGGTTCCGAAATCCAGTCATCCTTGCTGAATAAGAGCAACGAGGGCCGCGGGGTTGCGGTCATTTTTGGCGATGGTGCTGGTGCCGCTGTCCTACAGGCCACAACCGATCCCGAACACCGGGTTTTATCGACGCATCTCCACGCCGACGGCCGCTATGCTGAAGACCTGTATATCCGGGACCCTGGCAGCAGTCGAGACGGGCAGTGGATTACGGAGGCAACACTGGCGGAAGGCCAGTACAACGTAACGATGAATGGAAACGCTGTATTTAAACACGCCGTTGTCCGGTTCATGGAAGTCATCAATGAGAGCTTAATGGCCAATGGCTATCAGCCCGAAGATCTTGCTTTATTGGTACCCCATCAGGCCAATATCCGTATTTCAGGCTATGTACAACAACAAATGAATCTGCCTGACGAGAAGGTGTTCAACAATATTCAAAAGTATGGTAACACTACAGCAGCCTCCATTCCCATTGCCCTAACCGAAGCGTTCGAGCAAGGGCGCATACGGACTGGGGACCTGGTTTGTCTGGCTGCCTTCGGTAGTGGCTTTACCTGGGCATCCGCTTTGATTAAGTGGTGA
- a CDS encoding MBL fold metallo-hydrolase: protein MIQFFEFSPFHENTYVIADDATGEAVIIDPGCYEQAEKEALGRFIESNKLTVKYILLTHAHLDHVFGVAYVKRKFGVKAYLHELDMVIFNDVPTRCVLYGLRGFEPSTIDAYLKEGDQFRFGNTVLDVVFVPGHAPGHVAFVNHAERYVIGGDVLFKASVGRTDLPYCNHADLINSIRTEFFTLPDDYIVYPGHMEPTTIGVEKRTNPYVK, encoded by the coding sequence ATGATTCAATTCTTCGAATTTTCTCCTTTTCACGAAAACACCTACGTCATTGCCGATGATGCGACGGGCGAAGCGGTTATTATCGATCCGGGCTGTTACGAACAGGCAGAGAAAGAAGCATTAGGACGGTTTATCGAATCCAACAAGCTCACGGTCAAATATATACTGTTGACCCACGCCCACCTCGACCATGTGTTTGGGGTAGCTTACGTAAAGCGTAAGTTCGGCGTGAAGGCTTACCTGCACGAACTCGATATGGTTATTTTCAATGATGTACCGACTCGTTGTGTGCTTTATGGGCTGCGGGGCTTCGAGCCGTCCACAATCGATGCGTATCTGAAAGAAGGGGACCAATTTCGGTTCGGTAACACCGTTTTAGATGTCGTCTTCGTGCCAGGTCATGCACCAGGTCATGTCGCTTTTGTTAATCACGCTGAACGATATGTCATTGGTGGAGATGTCTTATTTAAAGCAAGCGTAGGCCGCACGGATTTACCTTATTGCAACCATGCGGATCTCATCAACAGCATCCGGACAGAGTTCTTTACCCTACCTGACGATTACATTGTTTACCCCGGCCATATGGAGCCAACCACCATTGGCGTGGAAAAACGAACCAATCCTTATGTCAAATGA
- a CDS encoding tetratricopeptide repeat protein has product MKRSVGVILGIVFSISACSSSDKNVEQGRIYLKEGKFREAVQVLNEAIESDASNVEAFNSRGVAYFELKEYANAALDYDQAIKLKPDFYRPYYNRGLLKVAQNDQTGALKDYSDAIRLVPDTSRNIAAELFLNRGQLFATQGQIQPALTDFSKAISLNPNNALALYNRGNLRFTEKDLPGAIADFQKAIQSDPKFGKAFYGLGIAQMINNEREAGCLSLKQAQNLGYADAANAVAEYCQ; this is encoded by the coding sequence ATGAAGCGTTCAGTAGGAGTAATTTTAGGTATCGTATTCAGTATCAGTGCGTGTAGCTCGTCGGATAAAAACGTTGAACAGGGCCGGATTTATTTAAAAGAAGGCAAATTCAGAGAGGCTGTGCAAGTGCTGAATGAGGCAATTGAGTCAGATGCGTCCAATGTAGAAGCCTTTAACTCGCGGGGCGTCGCTTATTTTGAGTTGAAGGAATATGCAAATGCCGCCCTTGACTATGACCAGGCGATTAAATTAAAGCCCGATTTTTACCGCCCTTATTATAATCGGGGGCTGCTGAAGGTCGCGCAAAATGACCAAACGGGGGCCTTGAAAGATTATTCGGATGCCATTCGGTTGGTGCCCGATACGAGCCGGAACATCGCTGCCGAACTGTTCCTGAACCGGGGGCAGTTGTTTGCTACGCAAGGACAGATTCAACCAGCTCTCACCGATTTCTCAAAAGCCATTTCCTTGAACCCAAACAATGCCCTGGCGCTGTATAACCGGGGTAATTTGCGGTTTACGGAAAAAGACCTGCCGGGCGCTATTGCCGACTTTCAGAAGGCCATTCAGTCAGACCCGAAATTCGGGAAGGCATTTTATGGATTGGGTATCGCGCAAATGATAAATAACGAGCGCGAGGCTGGTTGCCTGAGCCTCAAGCAAGCGCAAAACCTGGGTTATGCCGACGCTGCTAATGCTGTCGCTGAATATTGTCAGTAA
- a CDS encoding sensor histidine kinase, with translation MKRIEEHVFLLLAFLAAALSILCFFVLEQNAPGATDEQYVSAVQQRVKEELLISTTELDSVTALLKRKKTPTFSDLSIATRYPYYVFRNKQIVFWSDHRFIPDFARLASVTAPKLVDFDRKRYIVSHKRVANGGEEIDVFSLINIYRYYHSNNTYLQSGYNPDLFSLDPIALSNQRLNTFQAIYDNASAFLFAVVPPRVDAYRNHSTPVNTVIMATLAVIFLGLYVIQLMIRLNRKRNYELAFMWIAAYLLLLRAVMLYFGVPFLFYESDLFNPKFYASSILVPSLGDLLLNALVVAALAFYVVRHYYRMRSYAFLLHLPLWLQLLISVGCVMASYAVFTLCYVELNNIYEKSQFTLDITLNIRFSFLKVVCLLVFITIAFIYFLITHLLASLFLRYNRSHVGRGILLVLVGTLLSGAIGLVLEWPMKMIFLLNGVYFLLIFVSELTKTLYSFRYKTSIYFFLAAFVYAVMTAYAVYNQEIKKQLIHEQEFATQLLAENDEFGEFLMSKAQESIQRDADIGRALQTDTLLVRERIQQRIKSLHLDKYFDKYDIEVFSFRANGRPLDISLNAVSLATFTNRYRQPAYQTEYPGVYFVNEVKNKFVKQYLCFISISQTGRETLVDQPGLAARQDTLGYVVLDLRLRNERPKSVYPELLVDTKFTQNPDTQAYSYAFFKGPDTSVHSLGQKLKHKLLYTGGSYNYDRKFNLALLDNAALFESGLSSNGYQHIAQRGQNGRIVVVSSAEYPFRNIFSNFSFLYLLLVLSVIVVILGYAINYGFSEFSINYSTRIQILLNVAFFLPLLFVIVIIVNVISSNYIANQESTYISNTRNIAANFLTYLDEHLHAQKRSKASMEEELSKIARDADIDINLFDTQGRLYTSTRPLIYESGYLSKYINPEAYIHIIEDKESERLLNESLGTKQYRTAYAGIKSYDGRLLGVLSIPYFYARPELDRQIIEVIASALSIFTALFLFFLILSYFASHVLTKPLRLLTQKIRKTNLERPNDPVHWQSDDEIGLLIREYNRMLVKLEESKQALAQTEKQSAWREMAKQVAHEIKNPLTPMKLTLQHLQRTFPGPKEGAGGSADPARRIILRTFDSLLDQIDNLSDIATSFSEFAKMPLPKREIFEVTGVFNKTADLYADDKRISLRREITNGPVMAIGDRQLIGRILTNLLINAIQSVPPGRKPEINLKLYTNTDAVQIEIHDNGAGIPEAIRSKVFLPNFSTKRGGSGLGLAIAKRGVEHAGGTIWFETTEDEGTSFFVSLPLAGVLGPLLDEAVNY, from the coding sequence GTGAAACGCATTGAAGAACACGTTTTTTTGCTCTTAGCTTTCCTGGCTGCAGCGCTGTCTATCTTATGCTTCTTCGTACTGGAGCAAAATGCGCCGGGGGCTACAGATGAGCAATATGTGAGTGCTGTTCAACAACGGGTAAAAGAAGAGCTATTGATTAGCACGACCGAACTGGACAGTGTGACGGCTCTGTTGAAACGTAAGAAAACGCCTACTTTCTCCGATTTAAGCATCGCGACGAGGTATCCTTATTACGTGTTTCGGAATAAGCAGATTGTCTTCTGGTCTGACCACCGGTTTATTCCCGATTTTGCCCGGCTGGCCTCCGTAACAGCGCCTAAACTGGTTGATTTCGACAGGAAACGATATATTGTCAGTCATAAGCGGGTCGCGAATGGGGGAGAGGAAATAGATGTCTTCTCGCTGATTAACATTTATCGTTATTACCACAGTAATAATACCTACCTACAATCCGGTTATAATCCAGATCTGTTTTCGCTTGACCCTATTGCCCTGTCGAACCAGCGCTTAAACACGTTTCAAGCGATTTATGATAATGCATCGGCCTTTCTTTTCGCCGTAGTGCCCCCCAGGGTCGATGCCTACCGTAACCATTCTACGCCCGTCAATACGGTTATTATGGCCACATTGGCCGTGATTTTTCTGGGGCTGTATGTTATTCAGCTAATGATCCGGTTGAATCGGAAGCGGAACTACGAACTGGCATTCATGTGGATAGCGGCTTATTTACTTCTGCTGCGGGCGGTCATGCTTTATTTTGGCGTACCGTTTTTATTTTATGAATCAGACCTGTTCAACCCTAAGTTTTATGCTTCCTCGATCCTGGTCCCTTCATTGGGCGATTTACTGTTAAACGCATTGGTGGTGGCTGCACTGGCTTTCTATGTTGTTCGCCATTACTATCGCATGCGTAGTTATGCGTTTTTGCTACACCTGCCCCTCTGGCTGCAACTCCTTATTTCGGTCGGTTGTGTGATGGCCAGTTATGCAGTCTTTACGCTTTGTTACGTTGAACTGAACAACATTTACGAGAAGTCGCAGTTCACGCTGGACATTACCCTGAACATTCGATTCTCCTTTCTGAAAGTTGTTTGTTTGCTTGTCTTTATCACCATTGCGTTCATCTACTTTTTGATCACCCATCTGCTGGCGAGTCTATTTTTACGGTACAACCGGAGCCATGTTGGTCGGGGCATCTTGCTCGTTCTGGTAGGTACCCTGCTCAGTGGGGCCATTGGTTTGGTATTGGAGTGGCCCATGAAGATGATATTTCTTCTCAATGGCGTTTACTTCCTGCTCATATTCGTTAGCGAATTGACCAAGACACTCTATTCATTCCGGTACAAAACGTCGATCTACTTTTTTTTGGCGGCTTTCGTATATGCCGTCATGACGGCATATGCCGTTTATAATCAGGAGATTAAGAAACAACTGATCCACGAGCAGGAGTTTGCTACACAACTTCTGGCTGAAAACGATGAGTTTGGTGAGTTTTTGATGAGCAAGGCGCAGGAATCAATCCAGCGGGATGCTGATATTGGCCGGGCCTTACAGACCGATACGTTATTAGTACGGGAACGTATTCAGCAACGGATCAAAAGTTTACACCTCGACAAATATTTCGATAAATACGACATTGAAGTGTTTTCGTTTCGCGCCAATGGGCGGCCACTCGATATAAGTCTGAATGCGGTTTCCTTAGCCACGTTTACCAATCGATATCGGCAGCCTGCTTATCAGACGGAGTATCCCGGCGTTTATTTTGTCAACGAAGTCAAGAATAAGTTTGTAAAACAGTATTTGTGCTTTATTTCCATCAGCCAGACAGGGCGGGAAACGCTGGTTGATCAACCCGGATTGGCAGCTAGGCAAGACACCTTGGGCTATGTCGTGCTTGATCTTCGTTTACGAAACGAGCGACCTAAAAGCGTTTACCCCGAATTGCTGGTCGATACCAAGTTTACGCAAAACCCCGATACACAGGCCTATAGCTACGCTTTCTTTAAGGGCCCTGATACGAGCGTTCATTCTTTAGGTCAAAAACTAAAGCACAAATTGCTGTATACGGGAGGTAGTTATAACTATGACCGGAAGTTCAACCTTGCCCTCTTAGATAATGCGGCTTTGTTTGAAAGTGGTTTGTCCAGCAATGGATATCAGCACATTGCCCAGCGAGGACAAAATGGCCGGATCGTTGTGGTATCGTCGGCCGAGTATCCGTTTCGAAATATATTTTCCAACTTCTCATTTTTGTATCTCCTTCTGGTTCTGTCGGTTATCGTCGTTATTCTGGGTTATGCCATTAATTATGGATTCTCTGAATTTAGCATTAACTATTCGACGCGCATTCAGATCCTGCTAAATGTCGCCTTTTTTCTGCCCCTCTTATTTGTCATTGTGATCATCGTCAATGTGATCAGTTCAAACTACATTGCGAACCAGGAAAGCACGTACATCAGCAATACACGCAACATTGCTGCTAATTTCCTGACGTATCTGGATGAGCACTTACACGCGCAAAAGCGTAGTAAAGCGTCAATGGAAGAGGAACTGAGCAAAATAGCCCGTGACGCCGATATTGACATCAACTTGTTTGATACCCAGGGACGATTATATACGTCTACGCGTCCTCTTATTTACGAGAGCGGCTACTTGTCCAAGTATATTAATCCGGAGGCTTACATTCACATTATTGAAGATAAAGAAAGTGAGCGGCTGTTGAACGAATCGCTGGGCACAAAGCAGTACCGAACGGCCTATGCAGGGATCAAGTCGTATGACGGACGCTTACTGGGCGTATTGAGTATTCCTTATTTTTATGCTCGCCCCGAACTCGACCGTCAGATTATTGAAGTAATTGCGTCGGCATTGAGCATCTTCACGGCGCTGTTTCTGTTCTTTTTGATTTTATCCTATTTTGCATCGCATGTGCTGACAAAGCCACTTCGGTTGCTGACGCAAAAGATTAGAAAAACCAATCTTGAACGCCCCAATGATCCGGTGCACTGGCAATCGGATGACGAGATTGGCCTGCTCATTCGGGAGTATAACCGGATGCTGGTCAAGCTTGAGGAAAGTAAACAGGCCTTGGCTCAAACCGAGAAACAATCGGCCTGGCGGGAAATGGCCAAGCAGGTAGCGCACGAAATCAAGAACCCACTAACGCCCATGAAACTGACACTTCAGCACTTGCAGCGGACATTTCCAGGCCCAAAGGAAGGAGCGGGAGGATCGGCTGACCCGGCCCGGCGTATTATTCTGCGAACGTTTGATTCCCTGCTCGACCAGATTGATAATCTCAGCGACATTGCCACCTCCTTTTCGGAGTTCGCGAAAATGCCCTTACCTAAACGGGAAATTTTCGAGGTAACAGGTGTTTTCAATAAAACTGCAGACCTGTATGCTGACGACAAACGCATTTCGCTCCGCCGGGAAATCACCAACGGTCCCGTTATGGCCATTGGCGACCGACAATTGATTGGTCGAATTCTGACCAATTTGCTTATTAACGCTATTCAATCAGTGCCACCGGGGCGTAAACCGGAGATTAACCTCAAACTGTACACAAATACTGACGCGGTACAAATCGAGATTCACGACAACGGAGCAGGCATACCCGAAGCGATTCGAAGTAAGGTGTTTTTGCCAAATTTCAGCACCAAACGGGGTGGATCGGGATTAGGTCTGGCTATTGCCAAGCGGGGTGTCGAACATGCCGGAGGCACCATCTGGTTTGAAACAACCGAAGACGAAGGCACATCCTTTTTCGTCTCGCTGCCGCTAGCTGGTGTTTTGGGACCCCTACTGGACGAAGCCGTTAATTATTGA
- a CDS encoding iron-sulfur cluster assembly accessory protein, giving the protein MLDNPVLVKPEARQQILDTLQANKIPGDYGLRVGVRGGGCGSSWLLGFDLPGPSDEVYNVEGVQVIIDRKHLLYVLGAEIGYEPGGFTVEKA; this is encoded by the coding sequence ATGCTTGATAATCCTGTTCTTGTCAAACCCGAAGCGCGTCAGCAAATTCTGGACACGTTGCAGGCGAATAAAATTCCTGGTGACTATGGCTTGCGGGTCGGCGTTCGGGGGGGCGGTTGTGGCTCGTCCTGGCTATTAGGCTTCGACCTACCGGGCCCCTCCGACGAAGTGTATAACGTGGAAGGTGTGCAGGTCATTATTGATCGCAAACATTTACTCTATGTACTGGGGGCAGAAATTGGCTATGAGCCAGGTGGTTTTACCGTAGAAAAAGCTTGA
- the pssA gene encoding CDP-diacylglycerol--serine O-phosphatidyltransferase, which translates to MTCGNLLCGCIGMVMALRGHLDTASWLIGLAAILDFGDGFVARMVKVSGPFGKELDSLADVVTFGALPATIVFQLCWFQGLGAISYGAFLIAVLSALRLANFNIDTRQSESFIGLPVPANAMLLAAFPLMERYQPQYDGIWKNDIAMGMMIAFSFMLVSEVPLFALKFKSFGWAENRIKFSFLIASALLLLFLHFAAIPLIILLYILVSLFAKERKNE; encoded by the coding sequence ATGACCTGCGGCAATCTGCTGTGTGGTTGTATCGGCATGGTTATGGCCCTTCGGGGTCATCTGGATACAGCTTCCTGGTTAATTGGCCTGGCTGCTATTCTTGATTTTGGCGACGGGTTCGTTGCTCGCATGGTCAAGGTATCCGGACCGTTTGGCAAAGAGCTGGATTCACTGGCCGATGTGGTGACGTTTGGCGCCTTACCCGCAACGATCGTTTTTCAATTATGCTGGTTTCAGGGATTAGGCGCGATCTCATACGGAGCTTTTTTAATTGCCGTTTTGTCTGCGTTGCGGCTGGCTAACTTCAACATCGACACGCGCCAATCCGAATCATTTATTGGGCTACCCGTTCCGGCCAATGCCATGCTGCTGGCGGCATTTCCGCTTATGGAGCGCTATCAGCCACAGTATGACGGCATCTGGAAAAACGACATCGCTATGGGTATGATGATTGCCTTTTCGTTCATGCTCGTCTCCGAAGTCCCTCTTTTTGCCCTCAAGTTCAAATCGTTTGGCTGGGCCGAAAACCGGATAAAATTTAGTTTTTTGATCGCTTCCGCTCTGCTGTTGCTATTTTTGCACTTTGCAGCTATTCCATTAATTATTCTGCTTTACATTCTTGTTTCACTTTTTGCGAAAGAGCGAAAGAATGAATGA
- a CDS encoding HNH endonuclease → MNAKESQSFWNEKWVVIVFEGIENPPHYEVSNYGRLRSFQSASATRAGTNTSQTTSKFIKGSVIQGYRSLNIRSGGKTLNRYVHKLVAEHFSKREQPEQTFVIHLDHDKQNNYHQNLRWVTKEEMIEHNRNNPSLKNRQLPRQTRNYKLTESKVRIIKKLLLNEKNRLKMIAKQFGITHTQLNRIRSGENWKHVKID, encoded by the coding sequence ATGAACGCCAAGGAGAGCCAAAGTTTCTGGAATGAGAAGTGGGTAGTCATTGTGTTTGAGGGGATTGAGAACCCACCTCATTACGAGGTCTCAAATTATGGCCGGTTGCGAAGTTTTCAGTCGGCATCGGCCACCCGCGCTGGTACCAATACCAGCCAGACCACCAGCAAATTCATTAAAGGCTCCGTCATTCAGGGGTATCGGTCGTTAAATATCCGTTCGGGCGGGAAGACACTCAACCGATATGTGCATAAACTGGTAGCTGAGCATTTTAGTAAACGCGAGCAGCCTGAACAGACGTTCGTTATTCACCTCGACCACGACAAGCAGAATAACTACCACCAGAATCTGCGCTGGGTGACGAAGGAAGAAATGATTGAACACAATCGAAACAACCCCAGTCTCAAAAACCGTCAGTTGCCCCGCCAAACCCGTAACTATAAACTTACGGAGAGCAAGGTTCGAATTATCAAGAAGCTGTTACTGAACGAAAAGAACCGGCTAAAAATGATTGCCAAACAGTTTGGCATCACGCACACACAACTCAATCGCATACGGTCGGGAGAGAACTGGAAGCACGTCAAAATTGACTAG